DNA from Petroclostridium xylanilyticum:
CAGTTTTTGTTTCCTATACTATGGAAGTATTTTGTATTTATCCACCATTTACCCCTTTTAGGATGACGTCTTTTGCACCATTGTTGTAGTGCATTGTAAATCTGGTAGTCTACATGTTATCTATACGACCGACGTGTCGCACTCAACCTTTAACAGCTCCCATAGTAATCCCTTCAATAACATATTTCTGTCCTATTATAAAAACAATGATTAACGGGATAATTGCCATTACAGCACCTGTCATAATTAGTGAATAGAATTCCCCTGACTCTGACGCAAATTGCTTCATTCCCAACTGTAATGTAAACTTTTCCTTTGAACTCAAAAATATTAACGGATGTTGATAGTCATTCCATGTCCACACAAATTTTAAAATTGAAAGTGTTGCAATTGCTGGTTTTGTAATTGGCAATATAATTTGCATAAAAATTCTAAAATGATTCGCTCCATCAATTTTAGCTGATTCAGATAGTGAATTAGGTATAACCACCATAAATTGTCTAAGCAGAAATACTCCGTAAACACTAAAAGAAAGCATCATCACTAATCCTGTATGAGTATCAAACAATCCCAACCATTTAAAAATCATAAATCTGGGAACAATAGTTACCTGTTCAGGGATCATAATAGTTGCAAGGTATAAGAGAAATAAGGAATCTCTGAACTTAAAATTTATCTTCGAAAAGCCATAAGCTCCCATAGCTGAAACAAATACTTGACAGATGGTAGCTAACACTGTAATTTTTATTGAGTTCCAATAATACATGGCAAAATTATATTGACTTCCCCAGACTTCTTTATAATTACTAACAACATTCCATCTTTTAGGAATCCATTCAATAGGAAATTTAAAAACATCAGTTTCCACTTTCATGGAAGCAGAAAGCATCCAAAGTAAAGGAAGCGTCATTGTAAATGCTATAACAAAAATTACCACAGTCATTATACTTTTTAGAATTACTTGATTTTTCATGAATCCTGCCTCTCCTCTTATTCATATGTTACCCATTTCTTCTGAGCTCTCCATTGGAACATGGTAATAATAAATACTAATATGAACAATATCCAGGCTACCGTACTTGCATATCCCATTCTAAAAAACTCAAATGCAGTTCGATAGATATAATAAGCCAACACTGTTGTAGCAGTACCTGGTCCACCTTGAGTTAAAACACTAATCTGATCAAATACTTTAAAAGAACCAATTATCCCCATTGTCACTAAAAAGAAAGTTGTAGGTGATACCATAGGGATCGTAATATGCCAGAATTTCTGAAATAGATTAGCACCATCAATTTCTGCAGCTTCATATAACTCATTTGATATGCTATTTAAACCTGCAATATATACAATTATATAATACCCTAATTGCTGCCAAATCGTAATTATTATAACTGCTGGAAGTGCCCAGTTCATATCTGATAGCCATCTTGGCGGATTTTTTATACCCAACTGCATTAAAAATTGATTTATTGGCCCATACGTAGGATGCAGCAACACCATCCATACGATACATACTGCTACTACGCTCGAGATATATGGTATAAATACCATTACTCTAATAACATCTTTTCCATAGGTATATTTATTGATTATGACCGCTAAGACAAGTGCAAGAAATGCTGTAATTGGTACAGTTGTAAAAGTAAAAACCAAATTATTTCTGAAAGAACTAATAAACCATTCATCTTTAAATAATTCAATATAATTACTAATACCGACAAATTGTATTGCTTTTAAACCACTGATAAAATTCCATTTTGTAAAACTTAAACCTAAAGAGAAAATTACCGGCACTAATACAAACACAATGAAACCTAAAAAGCTAGGAAGTACAAATAAAAAACCAGTTAGATTTTCTCCTCGTTCTAAAGAATGCTTATTGTGGAACGAATTCATTGGAACTCTCCTTCTCATATAATAGTATTTGTAAGGTTTAAGTTAATAAATTTCCAGCTACAAACCTTATATTTTCGACCTTTAATTTCTGAAAATTATATTCCAGAGTATCTCTCCAAAGATCTCTTCACAGAGATCTTTGGAGAGATACTCTGAATAACTCAAATCGTTCTACTTATACCTTGACAAGTAAATAAATATATCAAAAAATTTATTTCCAATTCCCCCCTTGACATTTTACAACTGGCCTTTCTCTTATCTTGATTTTATTTTAATACTATTTAATTAATTAAACAATGTACTTTTATTACTTAAAATTATCTTTTTATTACTTTGCTTCTCTTATCTCTCTTGGTGTCTTTCCTGTTACTTTCTTATAGATTCGGTAAAAGTAACTTACATTTTCAATTCCAACTGCTTGCGCTATTTCTTCTATTGTTAAATTTGTATTTATCAGTAAATCTGTAGCCCTCTCTATTCTTTTATTTATTAAATATTCCGAGAAACTAACTCCTACCTCCTGCTTAAACAACCTGCTAAAATAGCTGCTGTTCATATTAACATGGTTAGCCATTAACTCGCAATTGATTGGTTCACCAATATTTTTTTCAATATATTTTATAACGTCATTGATCTCTTTTCTCGAAGAAATATTCTTTTCTTGTTCTATTCTTAATAAAACATTATTTACAGCTGATATTAAATTATTTTGATATGTTTCAAATGTATCAGCATCGTAATCTAATTCATCAACTTTAATTCCATGTTTATTTGCCAAAGCACCAACATCAATAAAGACTCTTTTAAATAATTCTTTTACATTATTAGGTTCATAGTTTTTCTTAATAATTTCTTCATACCATTCTTTAAGGTATTGATTAATTATACTCTTATCATACGTATTAATTGCATTTCTAAAATCGTCCAAGTACTTTTTGGCCAATGACTCGGAAATGTTGTTGAACTGATATTGTTGAGGTGTCATAATTGTTCTTGTTCCCAAATAAAAATATCCATTTCTAAGTCCCCTTACTTCATCAAGCGCTTTTTTCAAATTGGTGATATTTGTATAATAGGAACTAATACAGGCAGATATACTAATATGGAGGTACTCAACAATTTTTTCTTGGAACTCTTTAAGCGTATCCATCATTTTTTGTTTTATTATTATGTTGCTATCATTATCCCAATATAGTATTATATATGTGTCATCACTATATGAAAAAAATGTTATGTTCTTTATGGGCTGTATCATTTCTTCAAGAATATTTGATATAGCGTATTGTAGTAGATTACGTTCTTTTATTGGACATTTTCTAATAGCATGATTAAAATTATCTATAAAAAGTCCTACTACCCGGTATTCATCTTTTGGAATATCAATCTTAAGAAATTCCGCCTTTTTATGCAGATAATTTTGCTGAAGGCTCAAACCTTCTGCTATATCCATAAAAAACTTATTCTTTATAACATGCTTGCTACTATTTAATTCATAGTCCATTTGCAAAACAGTATCTTTTTGCATTTTCTGAATTTTTATTTTTTCTTTAATCTTTAAAATTGTTCTTATTAATTCTTTTTCTGTAAGAGTAATTTTTACAAGATAGTCATCTACTGCTAACTCAATTGCCTCTTTAGCATAATAAAAATCCTCATGACATGTCAGTATTACAGTTTTTACTTCGGGAATAATTTCTTTTGCCTCTCTTATTAATATCAAGCCATTCATAACAGGCATAGTTATATCAGTGATGATCAATTCGGGCAAATATGTTTTGACAAGTTCTAATGCGTCTGCACCATTATCGGCTTTCCCTACTAATGAGAATCCATAATCTTCCCATGTAATAATGTTTTCTAATCCCTGTAACATCTCAATATCATCATCAACAATAATTGTTTTAATCATTCTATCACCTCTCCAAATTTTTTAGGAAGCCACACCTCTACAGTAGTCCCTCTACCAGGTTCACTTTTTATAACAATACCATATTCCTTGCCATAATGTATTTTAATTCTCTCATTAACATTCTCAATCCCTATTCCTGAAAACTTTAGACTTTTTATATTCTTTTCTTCTAATAAAAAAGTAGTATCCATTCCTTTTCCATTATCTTTAATTAATATTAAAATTTTATCCTTTTTCTCAGTCCCTATTATATCGATTCTTCCCCCAACCTTTAATTGTTCAAATCCATGTAAAATTGCATTTTCAACTAAAGGCTGTAATAAAAGCTTAGGAATTTGAAAATCTCTAATACTTTCGTCAATATCATAAAAAACGTCAAACATGGTAGCATGTCTCATTTTTATAATAGCAATATAGTATTTAAGATTCTCTATCTCCTGTTCTATACTAATTAATTCATTATTCTTTATAATTGTCATCCTCAAAAGATTTCCTAACGCCAAGACCATATCAGCAGCTTTTTTGCTATTATTATTTATTGCCGCCCATCTAACAGCATTTAATGTATTAAATAGAAAGTGAGGGCTAATCTGTGCTTGTAACGCTTCTAATTCAGCTTCCCTTTTTTTTCTTTCCTTTTCTAGGTTTTCTTGCATAAGCTTATGAATATTTTTCCTCATGGTATTAAAACTATCTTCCAAAACACCAATCTCATCCCGCCGTTTTATTCTAACTTGTTGATACACAGACTCTAAATCTGTAAGTAACATCTCTTTTGTTAAAAGCTTAATGGGCTTTGCAATACTTCTTGCGATAAAACCCGCTACCCCAAGAAAAACAAATATGCAAATAATATTTCCTATTAATAACCTATTGTTGCTTTGAGTTAATTCCTGGGTAATATAATCATAAGACTTTATGTCTATAACTGTCCACTGCATAGTATCAATTTTATAGTATGTGATAAGAACTTTATTACCACTGTTAAGTTTGTCAATAAAATATCCTTTTCTTTCTTTAGGAATTACTCCGTCATAAATTTCTTCAAAAGACTTTGTAATGTTTTCACCATTTGAATCTGAAATGATATTCATGTTTTTATCTATGATAAATCTTTTATAATTATTATTGCTGCTAGATATAAATTTTCGTATTTCTATTTCGGGAATACTAATAATAATTGTACCATATTTTTGGTTGTACCACTCATCGTTAACGTTTTTAATAAGTGTTAAAACATAGGGCTTTGACTTTACATCATTATAAACATAGTTTTTTTCAATGTCTTTCCATATGACACTATTATCTGACGGTATAAGTTTACCATTCATATATGGTAATAAATAATCTTCTGCTAATTTCCCATCATAATGCCAATTAGTGTATTTTGCACCTGACGGTGTAATAAGGGTAATATAGCATTTACTTCCCATAGTATTAAATGATATGTTGTCTAGCATATTATTAACCTTATTAATTCTATTAAGTCTTTCAAGCATTTTTTTTGGTTGATCAATATTATCATCTATTAGACTAATATTTGACTCTGCTTGAAGAATTAGTTTAATGTTTTCATCCTGACTTACATATAAAGAAGCTGATATCATTCTACCCAATATTTCATCTACACTACTTGCTACAAGTTGTAATGAATTCAAAGTATCTCCATATACTTGTTTAACGATTACTTCACCCATAGTCCTCTTGGAAATGTAATATGAAGTAAATAAAGGAATAACTATGATGAGAGTAAAAGAAATTATTAACTTTTGAAAAATATTTATGTCAAAAAATTTATCAAAGATTTTTTTCATGCTAGCATACATGTATTTCACCTGCTATTGTTTCTTTTAATCAGAGTATTTACTTCTTCCTTTGAAAGTACGGACGGAATACAATGTTATTCATACGTTTTTCTCCCTTCATTTTTCATTCCTTATATTAGAAACAAAAAATGACTGTAAATATTTCTTTTCCTGAATATTTTGATATCTTAAAAAGCTTACGGAACTAGTTCCGTAAGCTTTTTAGTTTCATTTCAATAATTCTTTTATGTATTCCAGATTGTTTTTTAGCTTTTCATCGGTAGCTGTTTCATTGGAAAAATCTTCAAAGGATAAATAACCGTCATACCCTATTGCTTTTAATGCTTCTATTAAACTTTTCAGATTTGCTATCCCTTCCGGTATCGGGCACCACTCCGGCTTCCAGTTGTACTGCTCTTTTATATTCTCATCCCTCACCCATCGTGCATTCTTGACATGTACATGATCTAAATAGTCATTTAACAGTTCAACACCCATTTTATACTGTTCAAAGCCTTCATGCACCATATTGCCTGCATCGTGGATAACTCCGATATACCTGCTGTCAAAATTGGAGACAAGTCTGTAGGCAGCACTGGCACTGGGAATAATGTTACCCATATGAATTTCAAAATTGATCTTTACATTATATTTCTTAGCCAACTGCTCTAGTACTTTGATTTCACTAATCGTTTTATTGAATA
Protein-coding regions in this window:
- a CDS encoding carbohydrate ABC transporter permease, with protein sequence MKNQVILKSIMTVVIFVIAFTMTLPLLWMLSASMKVETDVFKFPIEWIPKRWNVVSNYKEVWGSQYNFAMYYWNSIKITVLATICQVFVSAMGAYGFSKINFKFRDSLFLLYLATIMIPEQVTIVPRFMIFKWLGLFDTHTGLVMMLSFSVYGVFLLRQFMVVIPNSLSESAKIDGANHFRIFMQIILPITKPAIATLSILKFVWTWNDYQHPLIFLSSKEKFTLQLGMKQFASESGEFYSLIMTGAVMAIIPLIIVFIIGQKYVIEGITMGAVKG
- a CDS encoding carbohydrate ABC transporter permease, whose product is MNSFHNKHSLERGENLTGFLFVLPSFLGFIVFVLVPVIFSLGLSFTKWNFISGLKAIQFVGISNYIELFKDEWFISSFRNNLVFTFTTVPITAFLALVLAVIINKYTYGKDVIRVMVFIPYISSVVAVCIVWMVLLHPTYGPINQFLMQLGIKNPPRWLSDMNWALPAVIIITIWQQLGYYIIVYIAGLNSISNELYEAAEIDGANLFQKFWHITIPMVSPTTFFLVTMGIIGSFKVFDQISVLTQGGPGTATTVLAYYIYRTAFEFFRMGYASTVAWILFILVFIITMFQWRAQKKWVTYE
- a CDS encoding response regulator transcription factor, which codes for MIKTIIVDDDIEMLQGLENIITWEDYGFSLVGKADNGADALELVKTYLPELIITDITMPVMNGLILIREAKEIIPEVKTVILTCHEDFYYAKEAIELAVDDYLVKITLTEKELIRTILKIKEKIKIQKMQKDTVLQMDYELNSSKHVIKNKFFMDIAEGLSLQQNYLHKKAEFLKIDIPKDEYRVVGLFIDNFNHAIRKCPIKERNLLQYAISNILEEMIQPIKNITFFSYSDDTYIILYWDNDSNIIIKQKMMDTLKEFQEKIVEYLHISISACISSYYTNITNLKKALDEVRGLRNGYFYLGTRTIMTPQQYQFNNISESLAKKYLDDFRNAINTYDKSIINQYLKEWYEEIIKKNYEPNNVKELFKRVFIDVGALANKHGIKVDELDYDADTFETYQNNLISAVNNVLLRIEQEKNISSRKEINDVIKYIEKNIGEPINCELMANHVNMNSSYFSRLFKQEVGVSFSEYLINKRIERATDLLINTNLTIEEIAQAVGIENVSYFYRIYKKVTGKTPREIREAK
- a CDS encoding sensor histidine kinase codes for the protein MYASMKKIFDKFFDINIFQKLIISFTLIIVIPLFTSYYISKRTMGEVIVKQVYGDTLNSLQLVASSVDEILGRMISASLYVSQDENIKLILQAESNISLIDDNIDQPKKMLERLNRINKVNNMLDNISFNTMGSKCYITLITPSGAKYTNWHYDGKLAEDYLLPYMNGKLIPSDNSVIWKDIEKNYVYNDVKSKPYVLTLIKNVNDEWYNQKYGTIIISIPEIEIRKFISSSNNNYKRFIIDKNMNIISDSNGENITKSFEEIYDGVIPKERKGYFIDKLNSGNKVLITYYKIDTMQWTVIDIKSYDYITQELTQSNNRLLIGNIICIFVFLGVAGFIARSIAKPIKLLTKEMLLTDLESVYQQVRIKRRDEIGVLEDSFNTMRKNIHKLMQENLEKERKKREAELEALQAQISPHFLFNTLNAVRWAAINNNSKKAADMVLALGNLLRMTIIKNNELISIEQEIENLKYYIAIIKMRHATMFDVFYDIDESIRDFQIPKLLLQPLVENAILHGFEQLKVGGRIDIIGTEKKDKILILIKDNGKGMDTTFLLEEKNIKSLKFSGIGIENVNERIKIHYGKEYGIVIKSEPGRGTTVEVWLPKKFGEVIE
- a CDS encoding sugar phosphate isomerase/epimerase family protein → MKFSVFTVGTPDYNLEETVIKLKEFGYDGVEWRVAEALKSEPDPIPPKERWYWSYNKSTVDIDTIEEKAEYVKSICEKHGMEICALATYLTPDQADKVERVLKAAVIMGCPRIRVNVPGYKGDVNYNDLFNKTISEIKVLEQLAKKYNVKINFEIHMGNIIPSASAAYRLVSNFDSRYIGVIHDAGNMVHEGFEQYKMGVELLNDYLDHVHVKNARWVRDENIKEQYNWKPEWCPIPEGIANLKSLIEALKAIGYDGYLSFEDFSNETATDEKLKNNLEYIKELLK